From Rudanella lutea DSM 19387, a single genomic window includes:
- a CDS encoding DUF2279 domain-containing protein → MKRFLLLLLCFGVLQGAVGQPLPVAPAVSGAPELKQGRLVGVAIGSAVFYTATMILLRKAWYKKRVPFHAFNDNGEWLQMDKVGHAATAYLMSRGGYELFRWTGLNDRAATLTGGALALLFQTTLEVFDGTAEGWGFSRGDMVANVAGTALFMSQQYAFGNQPVQLKYGWRKSIYAPYRPNLLGKTTGIQLLKDYNAQQYWLSLNITSAFPVGPQFPRWLNLAVGYSGSGMTGGHTNPPYTGPDGREVVFERRRQFYLSPDADLSRIQQFSPTAQRFIGMAQFFKIAAPSLEYNRVNGVRFHPFLVKKD, encoded by the coding sequence ATGAAGCGTTTCCTGCTTTTACTGCTGTGTTTTGGGGTGCTACAGGGAGCGGTTGGCCAACCGCTCCCTGTAGCACCGGCCGTCTCCGGCGCGCCCGAGCTGAAGCAGGGGCGTCTGGTTGGTGTGGCCATTGGCTCGGCCGTATTTTATACCGCCACCATGATTCTTTTACGAAAAGCGTGGTATAAGAAGCGTGTTCCTTTCCATGCATTCAACGACAACGGCGAATGGCTTCAGATGGACAAGGTGGGCCATGCGGCTACAGCCTACCTCATGAGCCGGGGTGGCTATGAGCTATTTCGCTGGACGGGCCTCAACGACCGGGCCGCGACCCTTACCGGCGGAGCACTCGCCTTATTGTTCCAGACTACCTTAGAGGTTTTTGATGGAACAGCCGAAGGGTGGGGTTTCTCGCGGGGCGATATGGTTGCCAATGTAGCAGGCACCGCTCTGTTCATGAGCCAACAATACGCCTTTGGCAATCAACCCGTTCAGTTAAAATACGGCTGGCGAAAAAGTATTTATGCCCCCTACCGTCCGAATTTACTGGGCAAAACCACGGGCATTCAACTGCTGAAAGATTACAATGCGCAACAGTACTGGCTGTCGCTGAATATTACGAGCGCGTTTCCGGTGGGGCCGCAGTTTCCGCGTTGGCTCAACCTGGCTGTCGGCTACAGCGGCAGTGGTATGACCGGCGGACACACTAACCCGCCTTACACGGGCCCTGATGGCCGGGAGGTAGTTTTTGAGCGCCGACGCCAGTTTTACCTCTCTCCCGACGCTGACCTGTCACGAATTCAGCAGTTCTCCCCCACTGCCCAGCGCTTCATCGGGATGGCCCAATTCTTTAAAATTGCGGCCCCCTCGCTCGAATACAACCGGGTCAATGGGGTCCGGTTCCACCCGTTTTTAGTCAAAAAGGATTAA